A stretch of DNA from Candidatus Omnitrophota bacterium:
ATTTTTGCAAAGAGCGTATGACCAAATTATACATGATGTGGCCTTGCAGGGCCTGCATGTCGTGTTTTGCTTAGACAGGGCAGGCGTTGTGTGAGAAGATGGCGCTACCCATCACGGGGTGTTTGATATATCTTATTTGCGCCATATACCTAATATTGTTTTAATGGCTCCGAAAGACATACCGGAACTTAAACTTATGCTTGAATACGCCGTAGGTTATAACGGGCCTGTTGCCATAAGGTATCCGAGAGGAGGCCCTCTTGGCGAAGGCAAAGGAGCCGGACCTGCCCGGGACATTGAATACGCGAAATCCGAGGTCATGCGCGAAGGAGATGATTTTATCATTTTCGCGGCAGGGGATGTGGCCATGCTCTCCGCGGACGCGTCGGAAATGCTTGCCAGGGAAAATATCAGCGCCGGTGTTGTGAATTTAAGATTTATAAAACCTTTGGATGGTGATACAATATTAAAGCATGTTAAGCGCGCGGGCAGGGTATTGATAGCGGAAGACAATGCCCTATCAGCAGGCGTCGGCAGCGCTATATTGGAATTATTAAGCGATAATAATGTTAAAGCTGATGTTCGCAGACTGGGTGTGCCGGATTGTTTTATCGCCCATGATAAAAGGCAATCCCTTTTAAGGGGTATGGGCATTTCGGCAGAAGGTATAGCGGATAAGATTAGACGATGGCAAAAATAAAGATAAATAGTCAAAGATGTAAGGCGTGCGGGCTTTGTATCATCTATTGCCCTAACGGTTCTATTGTTTTTTCAGACAACATCAACAAACAGGGCGTAAAGCCGGCCCGGTTTAAGGAAGGCGCCAAATGCGCCGGGTGCGCTTTTTGTGTAATGATGTGCCCTGATTGCGCCATTGAACTTTGTCTGGATAATGATTCTGAAGAAGGAAAAAATGAAAAAAGATAAATCCGCGAAGAAGCACCTCATGACAGGAAACGAGGCTATAGGTGAAGGCGCTGTTCGCGCCGGATGTGATTTTTACGCGGGTTATCCTATTACGCCCCAGAATGAACTTACCGCGTTTATGTCATATCGCATGAGGCAGAAGGGCAGGGTGTTTTTGCAGTCGGAAAGCGAGTTGTCGGCTATTAATATGGTTTTTGGCGCTTCTGTGGCGGGCAAGCGGGCAATGACGTCGTCATCAAGTCCCGGCATAAGCCTGAAACAGGAAGGCATATCATATCTTGCCGCCTGCAGATTACCGGCTGTTATAGTCAATGTAATGCGCGGAGGCCCCGGGCTTGGCAATATTGCGCCCAGCCAGGGGGATTATTTTCAGGCCACCAAAGGCGGAGGGCATGGAGATTATCATATGATAGTTTTGGCCCCGGGCTATGTTGAAGAGGCAATGTCGCTTACCATGGCCTCTTTTGACCTGTCGGATAAATACAGGGTTCCGGCGATGATACTAACGG
This window harbors:
- a CDS encoding transketolase C-terminal domain-containing protein, with the protein product MREGDDFIIFAAGDVAMLSADASEMLARENISAGVVNLRFIKPLDGDTILKHVKRAGRVLIAEDNALSAGVGSAILELLSDNNVKADVRRLGVPDCFIAHDKRQSLLRGMGISAEGIADKIRRWQK
- a CDS encoding 4Fe-4S binding protein; translation: MAKIKINSQRCKACGLCIIYCPNGSIVFSDNINKQGVKPARFKEGAKCAGCAFCVMMCPDCAIELCLDNDSEEGKNEKR